From a single Callithrix jacchus isolate 240 chromosome 5, calJac240_pri, whole genome shotgun sequence genomic region:
- the GAS2L2 gene encoding GAS2-like protein 2, giving the protein MSQPGGGRRTPGTLGPPVCSIRPFKSNEQYLEAMKEDLAEWLRDLYGLDIDAANFLQVLETGLVLCQHANAVTDAALAFLAETPAQAQKIPMPRVGVSCNEAARPGTFQARDNVSNFIQWCRKEMGIQEVLMFETEDLVLRKNVKNVVLCLLELGRRAWRFGVVAPTLVHLEEEIEEEVRRELALPPPDPKRPAPPRRQPCHFGNLDQMVQSLVSHCTCPVQFSVVKVSEGKYRVGDSNTLIFIRILRNHVMVRVGGGWDTLGHYLDKHDPCRCTSLSHKPGSFLKPPAPPVQHEVRVQDGPSQTQPMMTVSRSQSPPPSVDWKTYTSSGRRPRPPTTSTPRTRREPGRGTGASREMAPFLRCQERSLTPSWRQETAGNSPPSPQSSSTQKGRDPQCTLSGKREDRYPPELPRGRTPTSWVHEETDSQGTHARTPTSQRLLATEAITKGISARGPSPLPHSFSPAKHLGLRLPLWDEAKGAFSQFREPESVRSPTPVQGLTKIPTQLPPAHPPMPGRNFPGTASRSPRTELGRDPIPVRAITADLAGFTQGDQQLDIQVTVEAGESQDLGPQEEGQYMPDRNKEQAIYCSLEEEILGNMTLLEVGGTCLQDTGSGVIPRSGVYVPSLGGRWPVPGGPYDKVIQELAQGPPPLLKVDLEAWRAALTGSPKPAVTPGPGSLKGKLGARESGPGTKASLSAKGTRMRKVPPQGGQDCLTPTVSASSVAPTPSALDPNSDKAKACLSKGRRTLRKPKRVPSIYKLKLRPRIRPRRDHRPEKQPSRIPKPLAYVRLGPARLSPRDRLLRAVLGSKEGEASQVDGASVGEEEEEGKKKEPAVPLESSPQPPEGLGPHQLDQAPLPPEEESWV; this is encoded by the exons ATGTCCCAGCCTGGGGGAGGCAGGAGGACGCCCGGGACCCTAGGGCCTCCTGTGTGCAGTATCCGGCCTTTCAAGTCCAACGAGCAGTACCTGGAGGCCATGAAGGAAGACTTGGCTGAGTGGCTTCGTGACCTCTATGGGCTGGACATCGACGCGGCCAACTTCCTGCAGGTACTGGAGACGGGCTTGGTGTTGTGCCAGCATGCCAACGCTGTCACTGACGCTGCCCTGGCCTTCCTGGCTGAGACACCTGCCCAAGCCCAGAAGATTCCCATGCCCCGGGTCGGGGTCTCCTGCAATGAGGCCGCCCGGCCAGGTACCTTCCAGGCCAGGGACAATGTCTCCAACTTCATCCAGTGGTGTCGAAAGGAGATGGGCATCCAAG AGGTGCTGATGTTTGAGACGGAGGACCTGGTGCTGCGCAAGAACGTGAAGAATGTGGTGCTGTGTTTGCTGGAGCTGGGCCGCCGGGCGTGGCGCTTCGGCGTTGTGGCGCCCACCCTGGTGCATCTGGAGGAGGAGATCGAGGAGGAGGTGCGGCGGGAGctggccctgcccccacctgaccCCAAGCGGCCCGCGCCCCCCAGGCGCCAGCCCTGCCACTTCGGCAACCTGGACCAGATG GTACAAAGcctcgtgagccactgcacgtgccCGGTGCAGTTCTCCGTGGTCAAGGTGTCTGAGGGGAAGTACCGTGTGGGCGACTCCAACACCCTCATCTTCATCCGG ATCCTCCGGAACCATGTGATGGTACGTGTAGGGGGCGGCTGGGACACGCTGGGCCATTATCTGGACAAACATGACCCCTGCCGTTGCACATCCCTCT CACACAAGCCAGGCAGCTTCCTGAAGCCCCCGGCCCCACCAGTGCAGCATGAAGTGAGGGTACAGGATGGACCCTCTCAGACCCAGCCTATGATGACCGTCAGCCGCTCACAGAGCCCACCGCCCTCTGTGGACTGGAAGACATATACCTCTTCAGGCCGAAGGCCGAGGCCTCCCACTACATCCACCCCCAGGACTCGCAGGGAGCCGGGAAGAGGGACGGGGGCCTCCAGAGAGATGGCACCATTCCTGAG GTGCCAGGAGAGGTCTCTCACCCCATCTTGGAGGCAGGAGACAGCTGGGAACAGCCCACCCAGCCCCCAGTCTTCATCTACCCAAAAGGGCCGAGACCCACAGTGTACCTTgtcagggaagagggaggatAGATACCCCCCTGAACTGCCCAGGGGAAGGACTCCCACATCTTGGGTTCATGAAGAAACAGACAGCCAGGGAACCCATGCCAGGACCCCCACCTCCCAAAGACTCCTCGCCACTGAAGCCATCACCAAAGGGATATCGGCAAGAGGACCATCTCCCCTGCCTCATTCCTTTAGCCCAGCCAAGCACCTGGGCCTCAGGTTGCCACTCTGGGATGAGGCCAAGGGTGCGTTCTCCCAGTTCAGGGAGCCAGAGTCTGTCCGTTCTCCAACCCCTGTCCAAGGCCTAACCAAGATCCCCACCCAGCTGCCTCCTGCCCATCCACCAATGCCAGGAAGGAACTTTCCTGGTACTGCAAGTAGAAGTCCCAGGACAGAACTTGGGAGAGATCCCATCCCAGTAAGGGCCATCACCGCAGACCTGGCTGGGTTCACGCAGGGGGATCAGCAGCTGGATATCCAGGTCACAGTGGAGGCTGGAGAGTCCCAGGACCTGGGCCCACAGGAGGAGGGGCAGTACATGCCGGACAGGAACAAGGAGCAAGCCATCTACTGTAGCCTTGAAGAGGAGATTTTGGGCAACATGACACTGCTAGAAGTCGGGGGTACCTGTCTGCAGGACACAGGGTCCGGGGTCATCCCTCGCAGTGGGGTCTATGTTCCCAGCCTGGGTGGGCGGTGGCCTGTGCCTGGAGGTCCTTATGACAAAGTCATTCAAGAATTGGCTCAGGGCCCCCCGCCCCTCCTTAAAGTGGACCTGGAAGCCTGGAGGGCAGCCCTGACAGGCTCCCCTAAGCCAGCTGTTACCCCAGGCCCAGGAAGCCTCAAAGGGAAGTTGGGAGCCAGAGAGAGTGGGCCTGGGACAAAGGCAAGCCTGAGTGCCAAGGGCACCCGCATGAGGAAGGTCCCGCCTCAGGGAGGGCAGGACTGCTTGACCCCTACTGTGTCTGCCAGCTCAGTGGCCCCCACACCTTCGGCCTTGGACCCCAACTCTGACAAAGCCAAGGCATGTCTGAGCAAGGGCAGGAGAACTCTCCGGAAGCCCAAGAGGGTCCCGTCCATCTACAAACTGAAGCTGAGGCCCAGGATCCGGCCCCGGAGAGACCACAGGCCTGAGAAGCAGCCTTCACGAATCCCCAAGCCACTGGCCTACGTCCGTCTGGGTCCAGCCAGGCTGTCCCCAAGGGACAGGCTGTTGAGAGCTGTGCTGGGCAGCAAGGAAGGGGAGGCATCCCAGGTGGATGGAGCTTCAGtaggtgaggaagaggaggaaggaaagaagaaagagccaGCCGTTCCATTGGAGAGCAGCCCCCAGCCTCCAGAGGGCCTGGGACCTCACCAGCTTGATCAAGCCCCACTTCCACCTGAGGAGGAGTCCTGGGTCTGA